The Scleropages formosus chromosome 11, fSclFor1.1, whole genome shotgun sequence genome window below encodes:
- the ap1g1 gene encoding AP-1 complex subunit gamma-1 isoform X2 — MPAPIRLRELIRTIRTARTQAEEREMIQKESAAIRSSFREEDNTYRCRNVAKLLYMHMLGYPAHFGQLECLKLIASQKFTDKRIGYLGAMLLLDERQDVHLLMTNCIKNDLNHSTQYVQGLALCTLGCMGSSEMCRDLAGEVEKLLKTSNSYLRKKAALCAVHVIRKVPELMEMFLPATKNLLSEKNHGVLHTSVVLLTEMCERSPDMLSHFRKLVPQLVRILKNLIMSGYSPEHDVSGISDPFLQVRILRLLRILGKGDDDSSEAMNDILAQVATNTETSKNVGNAILYETVLTIMDIKSESGLRVLAINILGRFLLNNDKNIRYVALTSLLKTVQTDHNAVQRHRSTIVDCLKDLDVSIKRRAMELSFALVNGNNIRGMMKELLYFLDSCDPEFKADCASGIFLAAEKYAPSKRWHIDTIMRVLTTAGSYVRDDCVPNLIQLITNSVEMHAYTVQRLYKALLDDISQQPFVQVSSWCIGEYGDLLVSGQCEEEDPIQVTEDEVLDVLEGLLASNLSSPVTRGYALTAVMKLSTRLSSVNRIKKVVSIYGSSIDVELQQRAVEYNALFKKYDHMRCALLERMPIMEKAAANGPTETVQTNGEAEPAGLEPKHPPTIIQPANQANDLLDLLGGNDVVPVISTAPAMKPASAGGELLDLLGGLSLSAPTPAPPIPMSQPPFLLDGLSSQPLFNDIATGIPPMTAYNKNGLKIDFTFERSNTNPNIAIITIHAANSTEAEMTNFVFQAAVPKTFQLQLLSPSSSIIPALNQGPVTQVIKVLNPQKQQLRMRIKLTYNHKGSPVQDLAEVNNFPPQSWQ, encoded by the exons ATGCCAGCTCCAATCAGACTCCGGGAGCTTATCCGGACCATCCGGACTGCCCGGACCCAGGCAGAGGAACGGGAGATGATTCAGAAAGAATCTGCTGCTATTCGGTCATCTTTCAGAGAAGAAGACAATACGTACCGCTGTCGAAATGTCGCCAAGCTGCTCTATATGCACATGCTGGGCTATCCAGCTCACTTTGGACag TTGGAGTGCCTGAAATTGATTGCGTCTCAGAAGTTCACAGACAAACGAATAGGGTACCTGGGCGCCATGTTGCTACTGGATGAGAGACAAGATGTTCATCTACTGATGACAAATTGCATCAAGAA TGACCTGAATCACAGTACGCAGTATGTCCAGGGCCTTGCCCTTTGTACACTAGGCTGCATGGGCTCCTCAGAAATGTGCCGTGATCTTGCAGGGGAGGTGGAAAAGCTCCTCAAAACTTCAAATTCATACCTGAGGAAAAAG GCAGCATTGTGTGCTGTTCACGTGATCCGGAAGGTGCCTGAACTTATGGAGATGTTCCTCCCAGCAACAAAGAACCTGCTGAGTGAGAAAAATCACG GGGTTCTCCATACCTCGGTTGTTCTGCTCACGGAGATGTGCGAGCGAAGTCCAGATATGCTATCTCATTTTCGCAAG CTTGTTCCACAGCTTGTCCGAATTTTAAAGAACCTTATCATGTCAGGGTACTCTCCAGAGCACGATGTCTCGGGCATCAGCGACCCATTCTTGCAG GTGCGCATACTGAGGTTGCTCAGAATTCTGGGTAAAGGCGATGATGACTCAAGCGAGGCAATGAATGACATTCTTGCACAG GTTGCAACAAATACAGAGACGAGTAAAAATGTAGGCAATGCAATCCTTTACGAAACTGTCCTCACCATAATGGACATCAAATCAGAAAGTGGGTTGAGG GTATTAGCAATCAACATATTGGGACGGTTCTTACTAAACAATGACAAGAATATACG ATATGTGGCACTAACATCTCTACTGAAGACAGTGCAGACGGACCATAACGCAGTGCAACGACATCGCAGTACAATTGTAGACTGTTTGAAGGACCTAGATGTGTCCATCAAGAG ACGTGCAATGGAGCTCAGCTTTGCTCTGGTGAATGGGAACAACATCCGTGGTATGATGAAAGAGCTGCTATACTTCCTGGACTCTTGTGACCCAGAATTCAAAGCAGACTGTGCTTCAGGCATCTTCCTGGCAGCAGAGAA GTATGCACCTTCAAAAAGATGGCACATAGACACTATCATGAGGGTCCTTACCACG GCAGGCAGCTATGTTCGGGATGACTGTGTGCCAAATCTCATCCAGCTCATCACCAACAGCGTGGAGATGCACGCCTACACAGTCCAGAGACTCTACAAAGCCCTGCTCGATGACATCTCTCAG CAACCCTTCGTTCAGGTGTCCTCCTGGTGCATAGGGGAGTACGGAGATCTTCTTGTGTCAGGCCAGTGTGAAGAGGAGGACCCCATCCAG GTAACAGAAGACGAGGTCCTTGATGTTCTGGAAGGCCTCCTAGCTTCCAATCTGTCGTCCCCTGTAACTCGGGGTTATGCCCTTACTGCAGTTATGAAGCTGTCCACTCGCCTCAGTAGTGTCAA TCGGATTAAGAAGGTAGTGTCGATATACGGCAGCAGCATAGATGTGGAGCTGCAGCAGAGGGCTGTAGAATACAATGCACTTTTCAAGAAATATGATCATATGAG GTGTGCTCTGCTCGAGAGAATGCCCATCATGGAAAAGGCCGCAGCCAACGGCCCCACAGAGACTGTTCAAACCAATGGGGAGGCAGAGCCTGCTGGCCTAGAGCCGAAGCACCCACCCACCATCATTCAACCAGCCAATCAG GCTAACGATCTGTTGGACCTCCTTGGAGGAAACGACGTGGTGCCTGTAATCTCCACAGCTCCTGCCATGAAGCCTGCTTCAGCTGGGGGGGAGCTTCTCGACCTGCTTGGGGGTCTTTCCCTGTCAG CTCCCACTCCTGCCCCCCCTATTCCCATGTCGCAACCCCCCTTTCTGCTTGATGGGCTCTCATCACAGCCGCTCTTCAATGACATTGCTACAG GTATTCCTCCAATGACGGCATACAACAAGAATGGACTGAAAATAGACTTCACATTTGAACGGTCCAATACAAACCCAAATATAGCGATTATAACCATCCATGCCGCCAATAGCACTGAGGCAGAGATGACAAACTTCGTATTCCAAGCTGCAGTACCAAAG ACGTTCCAGCTGCAGCTTCTctcccccagcagcagcattaTCCCAGCACTCAACCAGGGCCCCGTCACACAGGTCATTAAGGTGCTCAACCCGCAGAAG CAGCAACTGAGGATGAGGATCAAGCTGACATATAACCACAAAGGGTCCCCGGTCCAGGACCTGGCTGAGGTCAACaatttccccccacagtcctgGCAGTGA
- the znf821 gene encoding zinc finger protein 821 isoform X2 produces MDPKSREDVAEDSECHSNNSRELEEQDSATEDSDSDLDNPGEDSSSNTSAEDSMTASKSSQCSLQEGEVKEEREEGSTAGNSYMCPLCALEFSGPEQLIAHVYQHTAMVGGSKSYVCPVCGRALSSPGSLGRHLLIHSEDRLSNCAVCGARFTDTHNFNREKLREFLNTGGPESSSSSSSDEACGLNQVISSDAIPNTSPGAALPSLSDSLLSSPSSLPPLPDSLSPSNPSLPPLGDILSPMSVYPAGVLLVCNTCVAYQQLVEAQSASTRKWAARRRNEPAEARMQRLERERTAKKTKRANETAEERELRRLRDREAKRLQRMQETEEQRARRLRRDREAMRLKRANETPEKRQARLIREREAKRLKRRLEKIDPLLRMQIEHDPAAMAALTADMSLFQFPCPSLPSCEGPIMHHASRNSLSPSREWVEGHH; encoded by the exons ATGGACCCCAAGAGCAGAGAGGACGTTGCTGAAGACAGCGAATGTCATAGCAACAACTCACGAGAGTTGGAGGAGCAAGACAGTGCCACCG AGGACAGTGACAGCGACCTGGACAACCCCGGAGAAGACTCTTCGTCTAACACCTCAGCCGAAGACAGCATGACTGCTTCCAAGAGCAGCCAGTGCTCCTTACAGGAAGGGGAGGTGAAGGAG GAGAGGGAAGAAGGCAGCACAGCAGGGAATAGCTACATGTGTCCCCTTTGCGCTCTGGAGTTCAGCGGCCCCGAGCAGCTCATTGCACACGTCTATCAG CACACGGCAATGGTGGGCGGCAGCAAGAGCTACGTGTGTCCCGTGTGTGGCCGTGCCCTCAGCTCACCTGGCTCCCTGGGTCGCCACCTGCTCATCCACTCCGAGGACCGGCTGTCCAACTGCGCCGTGTGTGGTGCTCGCTTCACCGACACCCACAACTTCAACAG GGAGAAGCTGAGAGAGTTCCTTAATACTGGTGGaccggagagcagcagcagcagcagtagcgaTGAGGCGTGTGGCCTCAATCAGGTCATCTCCAGTGATGCCATACCCAACaccagcccaggagctgcactGCCCTCCCTGTCCGACAGCCTGTTGTCCTCCCCCTCATCCCTGCCGCCCCTCCCCGACAGCCTCAGCCCGTCCAACCCAAGCCTGCCACCTCTGGGAGACATCTTGAGCCCCATGTCGGTGTACCCCGCAGGGGTCCTCCTGGTGTGCAACACCTGTGTGGCCTACCAGCAGCTCGTGGAGGCGCAGTCGGCTTCCACGCGGAAATGGGCCGCTCGGCGCCGCAACGAGCCAGCTGAGGCGCGTATGCAGAGGCTGGAGCGTGAACGCACCGCCAAGAAGACCAAGCGTGCTAATGAGACGGCGGAGGAGCGGGAGCTGCGGCGCCTGCGTGACCGCGAGGCTAAGCGACTGCAGCGCATGCAGGAGACAGAGGAGCAGCGGGCGCGGAGGCTGCGCCGTGACCGCGAGGCCATGCGCCTCAAGAGAGCCAATGAGACCCCCGAGAAGAGGCAGGCACGTCTCATCCGTGAGAGGGAGGCCAAGAGGCTTAAGCGACGACTGGAAAAGATTGACCCCTTGCTGCGGATGCAGATCGAGCACGACCCCGCGGCTATGGCTGCTCTCACAGCCGACATGAGCCTCTTCCAGTTCCCGTGCCCCTCGCTGCCGTCTTGCGAAGGTCCTATAATGCACCATGCCTCGCGCAACTCGCTGTCTCCAAGCAGAGAGTGGGTGGAGGGCCATCATTAG
- the ap1g1 gene encoding AP-1 complex subunit gamma-1 isoform X1, protein MPAPIRLRELIRTIRTARTQAEEREMIQKESAAIRSSFREEDNTYRCRNVAKLLYMHMLGYPAHFGQLECLKLIASQKFTDKRIGYLGAMLLLDERQDVHLLMTNCIKNDLNHSTQYVQGLALCTLGCMGSSEMCRDLAGEVEKLLKTSNSYLRKKAALCAVHVIRKVPELMEMFLPATKNLLSEKNHGVLHTSVVLLTEMCERSPDMLSHFRKNEKLVPQLVRILKNLIMSGYSPEHDVSGISDPFLQVRILRLLRILGKGDDDSSEAMNDILAQVATNTETSKNVGNAILYETVLTIMDIKSESGLRVLAINILGRFLLNNDKNIRYVALTSLLKTVQTDHNAVQRHRSTIVDCLKDLDVSIKRRAMELSFALVNGNNIRGMMKELLYFLDSCDPEFKADCASGIFLAAEKYAPSKRWHIDTIMRVLTTAGSYVRDDCVPNLIQLITNSVEMHAYTVQRLYKALLDDISQQPFVQVSSWCIGEYGDLLVSGQCEEEDPIQVTEDEVLDVLEGLLASNLSSPVTRGYALTAVMKLSTRLSSVNRIKKVVSIYGSSIDVELQQRAVEYNALFKKYDHMRCALLERMPIMEKAAANGPTETVQTNGEAEPAGLEPKHPPTIIQPANQANDLLDLLGGNDVVPVISTAPAMKPASAGGELLDLLGGLSLSAPTPAPPIPMSQPPFLLDGLSSQPLFNDIATGIPPMTAYNKNGLKIDFTFERSNTNPNIAIITIHAANSTEAEMTNFVFQAAVPKTFQLQLLSPSSSIIPALNQGPVTQVIKVLNPQKQQLRMRIKLTYNHKGSPVQDLAEVNNFPPQSWQ, encoded by the exons ATGCCAGCTCCAATCAGACTCCGGGAGCTTATCCGGACCATCCGGACTGCCCGGACCCAGGCAGAGGAACGGGAGATGATTCAGAAAGAATCTGCTGCTATTCGGTCATCTTTCAGAGAAGAAGACAATACGTACCGCTGTCGAAATGTCGCCAAGCTGCTCTATATGCACATGCTGGGCTATCCAGCTCACTTTGGACag TTGGAGTGCCTGAAATTGATTGCGTCTCAGAAGTTCACAGACAAACGAATAGGGTACCTGGGCGCCATGTTGCTACTGGATGAGAGACAAGATGTTCATCTACTGATGACAAATTGCATCAAGAA TGACCTGAATCACAGTACGCAGTATGTCCAGGGCCTTGCCCTTTGTACACTAGGCTGCATGGGCTCCTCAGAAATGTGCCGTGATCTTGCAGGGGAGGTGGAAAAGCTCCTCAAAACTTCAAATTCATACCTGAGGAAAAAG GCAGCATTGTGTGCTGTTCACGTGATCCGGAAGGTGCCTGAACTTATGGAGATGTTCCTCCCAGCAACAAAGAACCTGCTGAGTGAGAAAAATCACG GGGTTCTCCATACCTCGGTTGTTCTGCTCACGGAGATGTGCGAGCGAAGTCCAGATATGCTATCTCATTTTCGCAAG AATGAAAAG CTTGTTCCACAGCTTGTCCGAATTTTAAAGAACCTTATCATGTCAGGGTACTCTCCAGAGCACGATGTCTCGGGCATCAGCGACCCATTCTTGCAG GTGCGCATACTGAGGTTGCTCAGAATTCTGGGTAAAGGCGATGATGACTCAAGCGAGGCAATGAATGACATTCTTGCACAG GTTGCAACAAATACAGAGACGAGTAAAAATGTAGGCAATGCAATCCTTTACGAAACTGTCCTCACCATAATGGACATCAAATCAGAAAGTGGGTTGAGG GTATTAGCAATCAACATATTGGGACGGTTCTTACTAAACAATGACAAGAATATACG ATATGTGGCACTAACATCTCTACTGAAGACAGTGCAGACGGACCATAACGCAGTGCAACGACATCGCAGTACAATTGTAGACTGTTTGAAGGACCTAGATGTGTCCATCAAGAG ACGTGCAATGGAGCTCAGCTTTGCTCTGGTGAATGGGAACAACATCCGTGGTATGATGAAAGAGCTGCTATACTTCCTGGACTCTTGTGACCCAGAATTCAAAGCAGACTGTGCTTCAGGCATCTTCCTGGCAGCAGAGAA GTATGCACCTTCAAAAAGATGGCACATAGACACTATCATGAGGGTCCTTACCACG GCAGGCAGCTATGTTCGGGATGACTGTGTGCCAAATCTCATCCAGCTCATCACCAACAGCGTGGAGATGCACGCCTACACAGTCCAGAGACTCTACAAAGCCCTGCTCGATGACATCTCTCAG CAACCCTTCGTTCAGGTGTCCTCCTGGTGCATAGGGGAGTACGGAGATCTTCTTGTGTCAGGCCAGTGTGAAGAGGAGGACCCCATCCAG GTAACAGAAGACGAGGTCCTTGATGTTCTGGAAGGCCTCCTAGCTTCCAATCTGTCGTCCCCTGTAACTCGGGGTTATGCCCTTACTGCAGTTATGAAGCTGTCCACTCGCCTCAGTAGTGTCAA TCGGATTAAGAAGGTAGTGTCGATATACGGCAGCAGCATAGATGTGGAGCTGCAGCAGAGGGCTGTAGAATACAATGCACTTTTCAAGAAATATGATCATATGAG GTGTGCTCTGCTCGAGAGAATGCCCATCATGGAAAAGGCCGCAGCCAACGGCCCCACAGAGACTGTTCAAACCAATGGGGAGGCAGAGCCTGCTGGCCTAGAGCCGAAGCACCCACCCACCATCATTCAACCAGCCAATCAG GCTAACGATCTGTTGGACCTCCTTGGAGGAAACGACGTGGTGCCTGTAATCTCCACAGCTCCTGCCATGAAGCCTGCTTCAGCTGGGGGGGAGCTTCTCGACCTGCTTGGGGGTCTTTCCCTGTCAG CTCCCACTCCTGCCCCCCCTATTCCCATGTCGCAACCCCCCTTTCTGCTTGATGGGCTCTCATCACAGCCGCTCTTCAATGACATTGCTACAG GTATTCCTCCAATGACGGCATACAACAAGAATGGACTGAAAATAGACTTCACATTTGAACGGTCCAATACAAACCCAAATATAGCGATTATAACCATCCATGCCGCCAATAGCACTGAGGCAGAGATGACAAACTTCGTATTCCAAGCTGCAGTACCAAAG ACGTTCCAGCTGCAGCTTCTctcccccagcagcagcattaTCCCAGCACTCAACCAGGGCCCCGTCACACAGGTCATTAAGGTGCTCAACCCGCAGAAG CAGCAACTGAGGATGAGGATCAAGCTGACATATAACCACAAAGGGTCCCCGGTCCAGGACCTGGCTGAGGTCAACaatttccccccacagtcctgGCAGTGA
- the znf821 gene encoding zinc finger protein 821 isoform X3 produces the protein MEDSDSDLDNPGEDSSSNTSAEDSMTASKSSQCSLQEGEVKEEREEGSTAGNSYMCPLCALEFSGPEQLIAHVYQHTAMVGGSKSYVCPVCGRALSSPGSLGRHLLIHSEDRLSNCAVCGARFTDTHNFNREKLREFLNTGGPESSSSSSSDEACGLNQVISSDAIPNTSPGAALPSLSDSLLSSPSSLPPLPDSLSPSNPSLPPLGDILSPMSVYPAGVLLVCNTCVAYQQLVEAQSASTRKWAARRRNEPAEARMQRLERERTAKKTKRANETAEERELRRLRDREAKRLQRMQETEEQRARRLRRDREAMRLKRANETPEKRQARLIREREAKRLKRRLEKIDPLLRMQIEHDPAAMAALTADMSLFQFPCPSLPSCEGPIMHHASRNSLSPSREWVEGHH, from the exons ATGG AGGACAGTGACAGCGACCTGGACAACCCCGGAGAAGACTCTTCGTCTAACACCTCAGCCGAAGACAGCATGACTGCTTCCAAGAGCAGCCAGTGCTCCTTACAGGAAGGGGAGGTGAAGGAG GAGAGGGAAGAAGGCAGCACAGCAGGGAATAGCTACATGTGTCCCCTTTGCGCTCTGGAGTTCAGCGGCCCCGAGCAGCTCATTGCACACGTCTATCAG CACACGGCAATGGTGGGCGGCAGCAAGAGCTACGTGTGTCCCGTGTGTGGCCGTGCCCTCAGCTCACCTGGCTCCCTGGGTCGCCACCTGCTCATCCACTCCGAGGACCGGCTGTCCAACTGCGCCGTGTGTGGTGCTCGCTTCACCGACACCCACAACTTCAACAG GGAGAAGCTGAGAGAGTTCCTTAATACTGGTGGaccggagagcagcagcagcagcagtagcgaTGAGGCGTGTGGCCTCAATCAGGTCATCTCCAGTGATGCCATACCCAACaccagcccaggagctgcactGCCCTCCCTGTCCGACAGCCTGTTGTCCTCCCCCTCATCCCTGCCGCCCCTCCCCGACAGCCTCAGCCCGTCCAACCCAAGCCTGCCACCTCTGGGAGACATCTTGAGCCCCATGTCGGTGTACCCCGCAGGGGTCCTCCTGGTGTGCAACACCTGTGTGGCCTACCAGCAGCTCGTGGAGGCGCAGTCGGCTTCCACGCGGAAATGGGCCGCTCGGCGCCGCAACGAGCCAGCTGAGGCGCGTATGCAGAGGCTGGAGCGTGAACGCACCGCCAAGAAGACCAAGCGTGCTAATGAGACGGCGGAGGAGCGGGAGCTGCGGCGCCTGCGTGACCGCGAGGCTAAGCGACTGCAGCGCATGCAGGAGACAGAGGAGCAGCGGGCGCGGAGGCTGCGCCGTGACCGCGAGGCCATGCGCCTCAAGAGAGCCAATGAGACCCCCGAGAAGAGGCAGGCACGTCTCATCCGTGAGAGGGAGGCCAAGAGGCTTAAGCGACGACTGGAAAAGATTGACCCCTTGCTGCGGATGCAGATCGAGCACGACCCCGCGGCTATGGCTGCTCTCACAGCCGACATGAGCCTCTTCCAGTTCCCGTGCCCCTCGCTGCCGTCTTGCGAAGGTCCTATAATGCACCATGCCTCGCGCAACTCGCTGTCTCCAAGCAGAGAGTGGGTGGAGGGCCATCATTAG
- the znf821 gene encoding zinc finger protein 821 isoform X1 yields the protein MSRRKQTNPFKVNWLFPTTGLVGPEHNMDPKSREDVAEDSECHSNNSRELEEQDSATEDSDSDLDNPGEDSSSNTSAEDSMTASKSSQCSLQEGEVKEEREEGSTAGNSYMCPLCALEFSGPEQLIAHVYQHTAMVGGSKSYVCPVCGRALSSPGSLGRHLLIHSEDRLSNCAVCGARFTDTHNFNREKLREFLNTGGPESSSSSSSDEACGLNQVISSDAIPNTSPGAALPSLSDSLLSSPSSLPPLPDSLSPSNPSLPPLGDILSPMSVYPAGVLLVCNTCVAYQQLVEAQSASTRKWAARRRNEPAEARMQRLERERTAKKTKRANETAEERELRRLRDREAKRLQRMQETEEQRARRLRRDREAMRLKRANETPEKRQARLIREREAKRLKRRLEKIDPLLRMQIEHDPAAMAALTADMSLFQFPCPSLPSCEGPIMHHASRNSLSPSREWVEGHH from the exons ATGTCCAGACGGAAACAGACGAACCCCTTCAAAGTGAATT GGCTGTTCCCCACCACAGGGCTTGTAGGCCCTGAGCACAACATGGACCCCAAGAGCAGAGAGGACGTTGCTGAAGACAGCGAATGTCATAGCAACAACTCACGAGAGTTGGAGGAGCAAGACAGTGCCACCG AGGACAGTGACAGCGACCTGGACAACCCCGGAGAAGACTCTTCGTCTAACACCTCAGCCGAAGACAGCATGACTGCTTCCAAGAGCAGCCAGTGCTCCTTACAGGAAGGGGAGGTGAAGGAG GAGAGGGAAGAAGGCAGCACAGCAGGGAATAGCTACATGTGTCCCCTTTGCGCTCTGGAGTTCAGCGGCCCCGAGCAGCTCATTGCACACGTCTATCAG CACACGGCAATGGTGGGCGGCAGCAAGAGCTACGTGTGTCCCGTGTGTGGCCGTGCCCTCAGCTCACCTGGCTCCCTGGGTCGCCACCTGCTCATCCACTCCGAGGACCGGCTGTCCAACTGCGCCGTGTGTGGTGCTCGCTTCACCGACACCCACAACTTCAACAG GGAGAAGCTGAGAGAGTTCCTTAATACTGGTGGaccggagagcagcagcagcagcagtagcgaTGAGGCGTGTGGCCTCAATCAGGTCATCTCCAGTGATGCCATACCCAACaccagcccaggagctgcactGCCCTCCCTGTCCGACAGCCTGTTGTCCTCCCCCTCATCCCTGCCGCCCCTCCCCGACAGCCTCAGCCCGTCCAACCCAAGCCTGCCACCTCTGGGAGACATCTTGAGCCCCATGTCGGTGTACCCCGCAGGGGTCCTCCTGGTGTGCAACACCTGTGTGGCCTACCAGCAGCTCGTGGAGGCGCAGTCGGCTTCCACGCGGAAATGGGCCGCTCGGCGCCGCAACGAGCCAGCTGAGGCGCGTATGCAGAGGCTGGAGCGTGAACGCACCGCCAAGAAGACCAAGCGTGCTAATGAGACGGCGGAGGAGCGGGAGCTGCGGCGCCTGCGTGACCGCGAGGCTAAGCGACTGCAGCGCATGCAGGAGACAGAGGAGCAGCGGGCGCGGAGGCTGCGCCGTGACCGCGAGGCCATGCGCCTCAAGAGAGCCAATGAGACCCCCGAGAAGAGGCAGGCACGTCTCATCCGTGAGAGGGAGGCCAAGAGGCTTAAGCGACGACTGGAAAAGATTGACCCCTTGCTGCGGATGCAGATCGAGCACGACCCCGCGGCTATGGCTGCTCTCACAGCCGACATGAGCCTCTTCCAGTTCCCGTGCCCCTCGCTGCCGTCTTGCGAAGGTCCTATAATGCACCATGCCTCGCGCAACTCGCTGTCTCCAAGCAGAGAGTGGGTGGAGGGCCATCATTAG